CAACCTTTGCTCTCGCTTCTCGTCCAAAGTTTTAGCTTGAGTATGAATTGTCATGAGGGTAAATATTCCGATTACGAATGAGGCAACTCCCAGTACTGTCAAACGGCGAACTAACCCTTTCCGCTTACGTTTTTTTTCATTAGAGTGTATTTCTTGCTGCTTCATGTACGGTGAATCTAGTTCCCTTACTTTCTGTTTGCGTTCTGTGACCATTACTCATCACCCCTATTACTCCTTCTAAACAAGTAGTCTATAATTTTTT
This portion of the Bacillus sp. FJAT-45350 genome encodes:
- a CDS encoding FtsB family cell division protein — translated: MVTERKQKVRELDSPYMKQQEIHSNEKKRKRKGLVRRLTVLGVASFVIGIFTLMTIHTQAKTLDEKREQRLALEQNLKLLEDEQHVLLEEIENYNSLEYIAEVARRDYYLSKPGETIFKLPQAPTD